The Blastopirellula sediminis sequence GCGGCGGTGATTTTGCGGAGCCGACTCTCCGGCTTCAGAATCATGCGATGCGTCATCACCGGCGCCAGGATCCGTTTCACATCGTCGGGCGAAACGAACTTGCGTCCCAAAATCGCCGCCAGCGCTTGCGAAGCGCGGAACAGGGCGATCGATGCGCGGGGACTGCCGCCGAGCGCCAAATGTTCGTGCTTACGCGACTGATGGACGATTTCGAGAATGTAACGGCGAACTTTGTCGTCAATGTGAATCGTGCGAACCGCTTTCTGGCAGGCGACCAGTTCTTCGGCCGAAACGACCGGGCCGATCGCATCCAACGGGTTGCCGCTTTCGAGCGCGCCGAGCATTTTCATCTCGTCGTCCATGCTGGGATAGCCAAGACTGAACTTCATCAGAAAGCGGTCGAGCTGCGCTTCGGGAAGGGGAAAGGTCCCTTCGTGATCGATCGGGTTCTGAGTGGCGATGACCAGAAAGGGCGGATTGAGCGTGTGCGTCGTTCCATCAACCGTGACGCGCGACTCGGCCATCGCTTCTAGCAGCGCCGCTTGCGTACGCGGCGTGGTTCGGTTGATTTCGTCGGCGAGCACGATGTTGGCGAAGATCGGTCC is a genomic window containing:
- a CDS encoding AAA family ATPase, which encodes MDVASIAKKIIANSERVIMGKRQQIVFSLVSWLAEGHVLMEDVPGVAKTMLARTLAKSVGCTLKRVQCTPDLLPTDVTGASIFNQKTSEFQFRPGPIFANIVLADEINRTTPRTQAALLEAMAESRVTVDGTTHTLNPPFLVIATQNPIDHEGTFPLPEAQLDRFLMKFSLGYPSMDDEMKMLGALESGNPLDAIGPVVSAEELVACQKAVRTIHIDDKVRRYILEIVHQSRKHEHLALGGSPRASIALFRASQALAAILGRKFVSPDDVKRILAPVMTHRMILKPESRLRKITAAEVLDDIVSAVPAPVLDMEARV